From the Ochotona princeps isolate mOchPri1 chromosome 26, mOchPri1.hap1, whole genome shotgun sequence genome, the window GAACCTTCCAGGTAACTCCTAACAGACTGCAGGTGAGCAGCTGGAAGGGGGGTAAGCAGGTCAGGCACTGGGCGGGGAGGAGCAGCACACCACTCTTAGCATTTAGAATAGCCAATCAACCCAGGGTCCAGatgtgtgttttaaaattatgtttatgtAGCGTATgtacacaaaaaaagaaatcaccctCTGACCCCACCCCGCAGAAAACATGCACGAACCCAAGGTGTATGTGGAGGGGAGGGGCCCCAGCCCCAAGTTAGCGGTTGGGATGGTGCAATCCTGCGAGCTGCAAGCCCCAGTCAGGAGAAGGCTGGACTGAAGTGCAGGGCAGGCCGGAGCTAAAACAAGCGCGCACCGTAGCCAAAGGTCTGTTTGATGCCTTCAAAGTAGTACCGCTGCCAGCCCTGCCGCGTGCGCTCTTCCTCCGGAGCAGGCACACCCCGGCCTTCCATGCACACCTCTGTCTCTCCGTTCTTGTCAGTGAAGGTCAAGGTGATGGTGGCGAAGTGCCCTGGGAatgggcaggaggagagaggTTTCAAACCAAGGGTTTCCACCAGGGCTCAGGAGTAAGGGGCAAGAACAGGTTCTGGGGCATGGTGATGAACCAATGTGCTTACCCTCTGGCCAAGACTTAAACCTCCACTTCATCATGATCTGTTTCTCGGGGACCTAAAATAGCCAGAGAGCTCAGTCCATAACGTGAACTACAACGCACCCAGCCCGTCGCTGCCTGCCTTTCACACCCACTCTATCTATGCAATTGTATTACTTGCAAAGAATTCAAATCACTGTATTTTTTGGGAAATGAAGAGAAGAGTTTTATTAGCCAGAGACGAAAGCCTTCCATTCCCCCGAGCAGGGGTCCACTCCACAGCCAGCAGCACTCACCAGCTCGGTGAACTCCCCTGAGACGTTGCCGTCCACCATGTGGAACTTGCCGCCTTTGTCGGCTTCCAGCACCGCGGGAGCATGTGTGAAGGCCTGAACCAGCTGCAGAAggaagggcaggcagggaggTACCCAGCACTCAGTGGCACCCCGGCACAAAGCCGCACGACTCAACTCGCATTCCCCAAGCCTCCCTCTGTCCCCATCCACCACAGGCCAGGCTTGGGCCTTGAGAATCCTTCCTGAACCCACCAGCTTTTCAAACAAGCCCATGCCCTGAAGCAGCACGAACACAGGGGAGGaaaacaccccccacccccgaagCTGGGGGGAAGGCATTCCCCCGCCTGTGGCAGGCAGTAAGTGGCAGGACGCCCTCACCTCCTGGGTGGTGAACACTCTGTACAGCTCCTCAGGCGACGTCAGGAAGGTCTCGCGCAGGGTGATCTTACAGGTGGGGATTTTGACGCCAACAGGCTTGGCCTGGGTCTTTACAGGCGCCGCCTTGGCCTGTGAAAGTGGCAGTGGCAACAGTCAAGTAGGTGAGGGTAGTGGTGACATTTCCATCACCACGGCTTTGGCGACGGCTCTACAGAAGCTCTACAACTCTACAGAAGCTGCTCACCTCTGAGAATAACTGAAATATCCTTAATTCTCACTGAAAATAACCACTGGAGGAAGAAAACTGGTACTCATTAAAAAACGCAtcagccaggcccagtgcagtagcctagcaactaaaatcctcgccttgcacatgctgggatcctatatgggcgccagttctaatcctggtggctatgcttcccatccagctccctgcttgtggcctgggaaagtcttgggaccctgcacccgaatgggagacccggaacaggctttaggctcctagctttggattggctcagctccttctgttgtggccacttggggagtgaaccagtggacagaatatcttcctctgtctctcctctgtatatcttgactttccaataaaaataaataaatcttaaaaaaatcagccAGCGGTCAAGTCAAATCTCAAGGCATTCTGGAGAGCTCTGTGCCACCCTGGGCTTCTATAGCGAGGAGCACTTTCTCCCCATGTCTTGCATGAAGCTGGTAGGCAGGGCAGCGGGGCCACACAGCAAGTGCAGAGCCAGACCCGCCAAATGCCACCTCTGACTGAAACACTGCCTCCCCTGCAGGGGCACTGAGTGCAACCAGCTGCTTGGTGGGTGCCATCTGTGAGCTAACCCATGGTGCCTTGATGAGCTCACACTGCAGCATGAAATACCAACACTCCGGTGAGAAGTACTGCTACCCAGTGAGCACCCTCCTGTGCTCACGTCCTCCTAACTGGCGTGAAATGTAATCCACAGCCAAGGGTGAAGTCCCTGAGGGCTCCCATTtgcttcaaatgaataaaaaccacAGGAAGGCTGGTAACGGTCAGCGTGCAGACCCTCTACAGGCACCAGCAGCAAAGCCCAGGCTGCACTGGCTTGGAGAGGAAGCTCAGAGGGCATCGAGTTGCAGCATTAAGAAGGACGCCACCTGTGACGCCCCTGCAGACACCCTGCATGTCCAGCGCCTGGGCGCAGCTTACCTTGCGCTCCTCGGGTTTCAGGGCTGGCCGTCCCGCGGGCTCCACGGACTCTCCGTTCATTGTAGGCAAGATCATACCCTGGGTGAACTCTGGGAATACAAAACCAGCTCTCGCAAACCATTCCTCAGCTCAAAGTGAGGGCTTCGCTATAGCCTGACCCAAAATGAGCTCATGATCGAAAGAAGTCTATCTTCACCTCTGGTCTGTGCTGGACTGCTGTGGATGTCGTGGGAGCGGTGTCCCCGGCTCACACAGGCAGGACAGCAGGTCATCACACTGTGAGCCACCTTGCCTCTGCACCAATGCCACCAGCACGTGGCACTGGGACACCACTTCACCTCTAGGAAGGTGCCAACCCCCCTGATTACAAGCTCCCTAATGTCAGGGTGGAATCTAATGGATACGTCAGCCTAGCAGCCCAAGTACAAGCCAAGATGCTTATGTCCCATATTGGAAACAGGGCTCTGGCCCTGCTCAGGTGTGTTTCCGGAACTGGGCACAGCAGCTCCGCCCCCCAGCCCTGTACCCATCTGCCAGATACCTGTTTTGAGCGTGCTGATATAAACTCCCATCGCCTCCCTCAGCAGTTTCGCCCCTTCCTCCTTCATTAAGGCCACAAGATTGGTGTCTGGCTCATCTTTGGCAAGGCTCACGCTcacctgagggacagagcacagggAGGTGGTGAGTGAGCTGCAGGGCACCCCCACGCGGAGGGAGTGCTGGCCGCCAGGGAACAGCTGACACTGCCAAGGAACTCTGCAGGGCGGGGAGCTCCCCCAGCCCCCACGCGGGGTCCTGCCCGAGTCCTCCCGCCGAGGCCAGGGTGACTCTGACTCGGGGTGGTGGTAGCCAAGGCAAAGAAAGTGAACAAACCGCAGCACTCCGGAGGCTTCCAGCGGCACCCAGTGCCTAGAGGGGGTCTGCGGGCTGGGGCGAGCGCAGCCAGCCTGGGCCATTCGTCCCGAGTGACAGCTCATTGTTCTCATCTGAGAGTAAGGAGACAAGGAGGACTCAGGGTGAGCCCAGAAGCACAAACCTCCACTTCCTCCACGCTGTTCTCATCCGACAAATTTGGGATCTCCACATGGCCCTTATACTGCACGCCTGATTTTGAGGTACCTGTTGAAAGCAACGTGATGTCATTGTCTCCTTGTGCAGGTAAGGTTTCTGCTCTAGCCCCTACCTGCCATCCCATTTCTGCTGCTTCCAGACAGCTGGACCAGGCTTCTTTATTTGGCGAGAATCTGCATGCCCAACACTGCCGCCCCTGCCCCAAGAAATGCCCCCTGTCGCCAGAATTCTGGAGACCAACTGTGTACTTCAGGGTGGGACCAAGCACTCCAGGGGTGGGACACTGGCAGCAACTCCAGCAGACACATGGGTCAACCATCACTTCTGCCAGGACACTAGCTTCCAATGCACTCAGTGTATTGGGGAGAAACATAATCAAAAGAACGTCACAGTTGGAAACGCTACATGAACTATAAAAAGGTACCCAGCTAAACTGACTGGCACAGAACTACAGAAAACACACTTCAAACATCTGTCCCCCAATGGTCTCGGCCCAAGCTTTTATGTTGTGATCCATACTGGCTgttgtaagttttctttttttaaagatccattctCATCTGAAAGGCACACTTAAGACAAGTCATGAGAAAggtcttcccactgctggtttacgcccctaagtggccacagtggccaaagccaaCCCAGAGTCaacagcttcttctggttctccaatGTATGCACGGGTCCAAGAGCTAGGACACAGTCTAAGAGCTGGACCGTGAGTAGGGCAGCCAGGCAGGACacaagtgcccatgtgggatactgccaTTTGCAGGTCGAGGCACAGCGTACCACACCACAGCAATGCTGCCCCACCATCCCTGTGATGGCAGATGAGCCTACTCCCCAGGCCCTTGAGCTGCAACACTTCTGATGCTGCAAGATTGGGTCCTTCTCAAGGTCAAGTCAGACACTGACCGTAGAACTTGGGTTTTCCTTACCATTCCACATGTGTAAAACTACACTACCATATTCTCCTTTCCTGTTTTTATGAAGGTAGGGCACGGGGTGGCCTAGTAGTGCAGACACCCGCACCTCCCACTGCAACGCCTAGGCATGaggctcagctcagccccagcttcctggtaacactGCCCTAGGTGgcgcaggcaatggctcaagggGAGCCTTGTGGGGGACCCAGACCAACGCCACAGCTCCCAGTGTTGGCTGGCCCAGTCAGTCAAAAAACACTACACGCTCTGAAGGGCCTGAGATTCCTGTCCCCAGCTTCGGCCTAATCTTATAGGTCTTTTGGATATGAATAGTAATAGGAGATGCTTCtcctaaattaaaaacaaaaacaaaaaaaaagattgttgaaGTTTTGGGTGTTCCGTTCCTAATTCTGTTTTCCTTGTTACTATGCATACTGCAGTGATTTTAACGAACAAATGCTAGCACAGTGACAGGAAAACTATCTCAAATCTCATCAACATTTACCTTCACTCCCTGGGGCCCCCAATTTCTCAATTTCTATCAAGGGAACTTAACAAGATGATGACACCTAAGGTGTCTCCCAGACTACAATGCTCTAGGCACACTTTACCAAACAATGTAAACCTAGCAGGGTGCGGGAGTGCCACGGCGGCTCAGCCggccaatcctccacctacaaatgccaggaatcccatattggtgcagatttatgtcctggctgccccactttccattcaattccctgcttgtggcctgaaaaaagcagcggaggatggcctaaagccttaggactctgtacctgtgtgggagacctggaagaggttcccaactcctggctttggagcaggccagctctggccattgtggccatttcgaggtgaaccagcagatgggagagcctTCCCTATTTCCTTCTCTATGttaatctgcctaataaaaataaataaatcttgaaacccAGCTTGGCTCCCTGCTGGAGAATCAGCAGAGAtggccaggtccttgggaccctgcatccccatgggGAATGTGGAAGaagatgctggcttcagatcagctcagctctggctgttccaacCACTGAGTGACCCTGTGCacctctttccctgtctttccttttttatgtaaaatctgcctttcaaatgaaaataaaccttaaaacaaaacaaaatggaaagacaTATGTATCCCACCCTGTCTTCATGACCATTTCCAGCATATGCTGGCTGCAACACAAGGTTATTTGCTGTGTCACCCCAGGCAGACAGCAGCTGGGTCTCAGGCCCCTTTAGCTCCAGTGCCTTGTAAGACTTAAAGTCTGTCAGGCCCACAGAAGGGCAGCACACACATGACCCCAATTCTTTCTTATAATCATCATCCAAGGGTCCAAACCTGATGGGAAAATGTAACGGCTCCAATTACACTCCAGTTACACCTCAGTAGAGTTCCTTAGCACAGTGGGGACCTGCTAGCTCTCCACTGCAGACATTCAGAAAAAGACCAAGCAGATAGAGCTGGTCTGCTGTCCCCACACAGACCAAGGCCCCAGGGTCCAAGGTCACTGCTTCGGTGGGCACcaaggagacccagagagaagacATCTTCTAGGGCCCGTCCCACGGGATGGAGAAACTCCAGTGCCTGTGGTTGCTGTCCTCAGAGCCCGGAGCAACAGCAGCTGCCTCCACCTTCTGGCAGCTTCCAAGCCCTCCGCATCTGGCTGCTGGTGTCCCCGTCCCTGCCAGTCTGGCCTGGACTCACCTGTCCAGTTAAGTTTGATGCTCCACTCATAAAAGAAGATGAGTTTGCCCTTGCGGTTGTTAATGGACGCCTCTCCATCCAGCTTGCTCACTTCTGTCACCTCACACTTGCCCTCCTCATTCTGCACTCGCACCGCCAGGAACAACGTTTTCAGCTTATCTGTGGACCAGTTTGAAGCATCCCTCTCCGTCCTAGGGGAGAGAAACATGGCTGAGGACCAGCATCTGAGCGCGTGTGAAGGGCACACAGGTCTTGCAGGTGGCGAGAACAGAACCCAAAGGTCTCTGCCCCACAGGCACATCCCAGGGCCTGAATGTCAAAGCCACCAAAAGGCATCTGACGTTTCCATAAGGCACCCACCTCTGAACATGTGGACAACTCTATCCgttccagaaagttcatggaaaatcgaAAGAAAAGGTAATTGCACAGTGCAGGAAAACTTTGCAACTCCTGCCTCAGTCAGGATCGTAACCACCTGAAAAGCCTCCCAAGCAGGAAGTCCCCACCTTCTACAGGGCTTCAGAACCAACCACAGAAATGAGATGGAGGCCACTGTTCAGAGGCAGACCGAGCAAGAGcgaaagaggaaaaaaaccaaaaaacaaaaaaacacccacTGTCACCTTCCGACTCAGCACCCATAAAACACTAGCAACAGGAGCTACAACAAAGAGAAAGTGCTTCCGCAGGGTTCAAATCCGAGTTCACGTTCCTCCCGGAAGATTTTACCCAAGGGCAGGCTTTTTCGAAACGGTCACATTGCCCGGCAACCTGCAGCTACAACAGTTCAGGCTGCAAAGCAGCACGACACGTGGCAAAGCCTCCTCGGCCAACCTGGGGGGTGCCGTACCCAATGCGCGGACTGCACCTCGCCCTCAGCCGCAAAAACCCAACGTTGTGTGGGGGGGTGGTTCTCCGGCTCTTCCGGCCACGTGCAGGAAGCATCGCCCCGCTCAGGCGAAATCAAG encodes:
- the AHSA1 gene encoding activator of 90 kDa heat shock protein ATPase homolog 1, which encodes MAKWGEGDPRWIVEERADATNVNNWHWTERDASNWSTDKLKTLFLAVRVQNEEGKCEVTEVSKLDGEASINNRKGKLIFFYEWSIKLNWTGTSKSGVQYKGHVEIPNLSDENSVEEVEVSVSLAKDEPDTNLVALMKEEGAKLLREAMGVYISTLKTEFTQGMILPTMNGESVEPAGRPALKPEERKAKAAPVKTQAKPVGVKIPTCKITLRETFLTSPEELYRVFTTQELVQAFTHAPAVLEADKGGKFHMVDGNVSGEFTELVPEKQIMMKWRFKSWPEGHFATITLTFTDKNGETEVCMEGRGVPAPEEERTRQGWQRYYFEGIKQTFGYGARLF